Proteins from a genomic interval of Nostoc sp. TCL240-02:
- a CDS encoding LamG domain-containing protein, producing MTLYKRALQVINNYYNTYSGLTVPTIVKTVAASGDYFIGIDSTNTPYKISKADLLAGLSSGGSGGSSGGGTTPTWNGTVVFKSLFNATPPTDVALDNTISLIGTASVDSSVVLLSGSSLLTGNAGYASIPNRSDYNFGNSTFVIDFFIRFVSVAPAAIINKYGGNASNSTFAIQLDSTGVMGVYFYSGSGYVGITSIPVAVNTLYHIGIKRVDGVISVWVNGVQKGTASIGTSNINNTNANILIGSEPGGTYYGNFRMDNLRITVNGNNDLSVIPTS from the coding sequence ATGACACTTTATAAAAGGGCATTGCAAGTAATCAACAATTACTACAATACATACAGTGGGCTGACAGTTCCAACAATCGTTAAAACTGTTGCTGCAAGTGGTGATTATTTTATTGGAATTGACAGCACTAATACACCCTATAAGATATCAAAAGCCGACTTGTTGGCAGGATTATCAAGCGGTGGTAGTGGTGGCAGTTCGGGTGGGGGGACAACACCGACGTGGAATGGAACTGTTGTGTTCAAGTCTTTGTTTAATGCAACACCACCAACAGATGTGGCACTAGACAATACCATCTCACTTATTGGGACAGCATCAGTAGATAGTAGTGTGGTTCTATTGTCGGGGTCATCCCTATTAACTGGTAACGCAGGGTATGCCAGTATACCCAATAGAAGCGATTACAATTTTGGTAACTCTACTTTTGTAATTGACTTCTTTATAAGGTTTGTATCGGTAGCACCAGCAGCCATAATTAATAAATATGGTGGAAATGCCTCCAATTCTACCTTTGCTATTCAGCTAGATAGCACTGGTGTTATGGGAGTTTACTTCTACAGTGGTAGTGGCTATGTCGGAATAACAAGTATTCCAGTGGCAGTAAATACGCTTTATCACATCGGCATCAAACGAGTGGATGGAGTGATATCTGTTTGGGTTAATGGAGTGCAAAAAGGTACTGCCAGTATTGGCACGAGTAACATTAATAATACCAACGCCAACATTCTGATAGGTAGTGAACCAGGCGGTACTTACTATGGTAACTTCAGGATGGATAATCTAAGAATTACCGTTAACGGTAATAATGACCTATCGGTTATACCTACTAGCTAA